The following are from one region of the Nicotiana tomentosiformis chromosome 7, ASM39032v3, whole genome shotgun sequence genome:
- the LOC104087536 gene encoding pectinesterase 2.1-like translates to MATPYQPLFRETPKQNPIISCKILTFVITFVVALFSVVFLVAPYQFELEHSKISSLPAPQLCESAQDSQLCLSYVSELVSNGIVTSDSHGVAVLQKFLVKYVHHMNSAIPVVHKIRNQINDISQKGALADCLELLDLSIDLVTDSIAALGKTRSHLAHANAQVWLSGVLTNHVTCLDGLDSLSNTASTGTILEELISRAKTALAILASVTTDPNEEVFRPLLGKIPWVSSSDRKLLESSAKDIKANAVVAQDGSGDYQTLTEAVAAAPDKSKNRYVIYVKKGTYKENVEVTKKKMNLMIVGDGMNSTIITGSLNVVDGSTTFRSATLAAVGQGFILQDICIQNTAGPEKHQAVALRVGADMSLINRCRIDAYQDTLYAHSLRQFYRDCYVTGTVDFIFGNAAVVFQKCQLVPRKPGKNQKNMVTAQGRTDPNQATGTSIQFCDIIASPDLEPVKSEYKTYLGRPWKEYSRTVVMESYLGDLIDPAGWSEWSGDFALKTLYYGEYMNNGPGAGTSKRVKWSGYHIITNPAEAMPFTVAELIQGGSWLSSTGVTFVQGLVE, encoded by the exons ATGGCTACTCCTTACCAACCTCTGTTTCGAGAGACACCCAAGCAAAATCCCATAATCAGCTGCAAGATCCTCACTTTTGTCATAACCTTTGTTGTTGCTCTCTTCTCAGTTGTTTTTCTTGTTGCTCCATATCAATTTGAGCTTGAGCATTCTAAAATATCATCTTTACCTGCTCCACAACTATGTGAGTCTGCACAAGACTCCCAACTCTGCCTCAGTTATGTCTCTGAATTAGTATCCAATGGAATTGTTACATCTGATTCACATGGAGTTGCTGTTCTGCAAAAATTCCTAGTGAAATATGTCCATCACATGAACAGTGCAATTCCAGTGGTTCACAAGATCAGAAACCAGATCAATGACATTAGTCAAAAAGGAGCTTTAGCTGACTGTCTTGAGCTCCTTGACCTGTCAATTGATTTAGTGACTGACTCAATTGCAGCACTTGGTAAAACAAGAAGCCATTTGGCACATGCCAATGCACAAGTCTGGCTAAGTGGGGTGCTTACTAACCACGTCACATGTTTAGATGGGCTTGATTCCCTAAGTAACACTGCTTCAACTGGAACAATTCTTGAAGAGTTGATCTCAAGAGCCAAAACTGCTTTGGCAATTCTTGCTTCTGTAACAACTGATCCAAATGAGGAAGTTTTCAGGCCTCTTTTAGGGAAAATACCATGGGTAAGTTCAAGTGACAGGAAGCTATTGGAGAGTTCAGCAAAGGACATTAAAGCTAATGCAGTGGTAGCACAAGATGGATCAGGGGATTATCAAACACTTACTGAAGCAGTTGCTGCAGCACCAGATAAGAGCAAGAACCGATACGTGATCTACGTCAAGAAAGGAACCTACAAAGAAAATGTAGAGGTGACTAAGAAGAAAATGAACTTGATGATTGTTGGCGATGGCATGAATTCTACCATTATCACTGGTAGCCTTAATGTTGTGGATGGATCAACCACCTTCCGCTCTGCCACTCTTG CTGCAGTTGGCCAAGGATTTATACTACAAGACATCTGTATACAAAATACAGCAGGACCAGAGAAACACCAAGCAGTGGCACTTCGGGTCGGAGCTGATATGTCACTCATAAATCGTTGTCGTATTGATGCTTATCAAGATACCCTTTATGCACATTCTCTAAGGCAATTCTATAGAGACTGCTACGTAACAG GTACTGTCGACTTCATATTTGGTAATGCAGCAGTTGTATTCCAGAAATGCCAACTTGTACCTAGAAAACCTGGTAAAAACCAGAAAAACATGGTGACTGCACAAGGCCGTACAGATCCAAATCAGGCCACGGGAACTTCAATTCAATTCTGTGACATAATAGCGAGTCCAGACCTTGAACCAGTTAAGAGTGAATACAAAACATATCTTGGTAGGCCATGGAAGGAGTATTCAAGAACTGTAGTGATGGAATCATACCTAGGTGATCTCATAGATCCAGCTGGTTGGTCTGAGTGGAGTGGAGATTTTGCCTTGAAGACATTATACTATGGGGAGTACATGAACAATGGACCTGGTGCAG GTACTAGCAAGAGGGTGAAGTGGTCGGGTTACCATATCATAACTAATCCTGCTGAGGCGATGCCGTTTACGGTGGCTGAGCTGATTCAAGGCGGCTCGTGGTTGAGTTCTACTGGCGTGACTTTTGTTCAAGGATTGGTTGAGTAG